GATTGGACCTGATTTGAAAAGACACATAAGCGACACCCCTTTCTAAAAAAGATCCCACAACCTAGGCGCAGGGCATCAGACCACAAACAAAAGATGTAGTCAATGGAATTGTCTGTAGATCTCTGCGACAGAATTGTCTCAAGGCACACATCTGGGGAAGAGTACAGAAAAAATTATGTCGCTTGAGGTCCAAATGAGAACGGTGGCCGCCAGAACAACCAGAACGCTTCCTGGTGCTGACTGCCTGTCTAAACTGAGCAATCGAGGGAAAAGGGCCTTAACCAGGGAGATGACCAAGAGCCTGATGGTAACACTGTCAGAGCTCCAGTGGTCCTGTGTGGAGAAAGAACCTTCCAGAAGGACAAATATCTCTGCAGCATTCCACCTGTATGGTATATGGCCATATAGACACAAAACCCTAGTAATACACCTGCTCCAGAGTGCTTTTTGACCTCTGGAGCAACAGTTAATCTTCCACCAGGACAATGACCCTGAGCACACAGCTAAGATATGAGAGGAGTGGCTTCAGAACAACTCTATGAATGTCCTTCAGTGGATCAGCCAGAGCCCTGACTTGAATCCCATCAAACATCTCTGGAGAGATTTGAAAATGGCTGAGCTCTGATGCTCCCCATCCAACCTGATGAGGTTCTAAGGTGCTGGAAAGAGGAATGGGCAACATAACCTGAAGATAGGTGTGCCAGGCTTGTGACATCACATTCAAAAAGACCTTAGGCTGTAATTGCTGATAAAGGTTCTCTAGTATTGAGCAAAGACTGTGAATATTGTGAATACATGTGATGATGTAGgcttttcttctttaaaatatttcttaaaaccttttttttcatgttattatGGGATATTATGTGTAAAATTTTGAGGACAAAAATGTATTCTGGAATGAGGCTGTAACATAACAAAATGTGGAACTTTCCAGATGCACTGTACATAAAACAATCTGGAAAAGCCTGTTCTCCATAGGCTAACTCAAGTATTCAGAATTATCAAAGCAACCTTTCTGAACCTCCCTTTAGTTGCATGTCTACATGTACgtgacaacacaaaacaaaacaaaacaaaaaaacctttccAATGACCTCATGACATAGTGCTGACATCCCATTAAGGTGATTGGCCAGGACTGATGCCTCTCCTCTATCACCctttcctatttatttttaaagctgtGGTGTAAATCTGCACAAACTGGTAAAGAGCAAATATGGATCAAGTCAAGTTCAACAGCGAGGCGATGCACATTAAGGATCACAGCTCCAAACACTTGTCCCAAGAAACAGTGAAGAAGCTGATCAACCAGTCTCAGGAGGCAAAGAAACAAGCATACTGTCCCTACAGCAAATTCAGGGTGGGAGCTGCTCTCCTCACACTTGAAAACAAAGTGTTTACAGGTAAAGTACACATGCAAATGGAAAAGCATGTTTATTTCATGCCGGTTTTTTATTGctaacacatttattatttatagcaTTAGAATGAAAcaagtttgttttgttgtcagcaagtattttatcatttatatttaaaattatgtatTGCAAACTTTTAATTGCACAACCACAGTACAATCCAAAATATGTTTGAGGTAAGTCCCCTTTTGCTGCTTTGTTGACAATCATTTGAGATGCAGGTGAAGAAGCAGGATTTCATTTCCAGTTGCAAACCTGATCATTAAGTCGGTCAGAGTTGGATTTTCCTCTGTGTTAATGATTAGCTGACAGAAAACAGTTGAAATAACTCAACGAGAGGAGGTTAGATTAAAGCTATTGGTTATTACTGCAGAAAAACAGCATTAAATTAATCATTGGAAGTTTGCGTTACTCAAAGTGGTCGAGCAACAAAATCACTTTTCGGATCAAGTCTTTCCCGTGAGTTACGGTTATCTTTCGGCCCCTGTGTCAATAGCACCGAGCACACTGAAGAGAATGTTAAATCATTGTCAACAGTTGTATAAAAATGATGCACTCCTGTTTTTGTTGCTGGACTATGAAGTGGTTATAGTCACGTGTACCCAGAGATGTTGGGGAGGGGAAACGTTTGTCAAACATCCCTGGGTACAAAGACCCGGAGtaactgttttttaaattatatatatatatatatacacacacacacacacacacacacacacacacacacacacacacacacacacacacacacacacacacacacacacatatatatatatactgtatatatagttaGTAGATAGTCAGACCGACAGACAGCTAATATCTGGTTTCTCACAGGTTGTAATGTGGAAAACGCCTGCAACAacctgggtgtgtgtgcagagaggaCGGCAATCTTCAAGGCTGTTTCTGAAGGCTACAGAAATTTCAAAGCCATTGCTGTTGCTAGGTAAGTTCAACTCAATCTACACCAAAATTTAGTCACCAGTAATTACCTGTTTCGTGTGAAGAGTGTCTTCTTACGTAAGTCCACGTCTTCATTTTAACCAAGACAGATTAACTTTGAGTTCTTTAACACATCACAAATATTTATGGAGTCACGCTTGTCCAATTTCTTCTCAAGGCTGTGTTGAGTCAATGTTTGACTGACTCGCAGAAGTTGACCAGTAGGTGAGGGAAAATGTTTTAGAGTCAAGTAAATAGAAATCATAAAAGGATCTTTGCAAAACATTTAATCTCTAAATGTTTTACAACTGTATGAATATCTGAAGACAgtaaaattcaaaacaaaacaaaaatacaacttaaaCCAAATGGATAGCAGCACAAAAACATAGtaattaacagaaaaaaattagaagaaaattatgaaataaatgacactttgactaataaaaatgtaaaaagtgaaaagtaaaataaaaacacgtgACACAAGCGTGAAAACAATAATTGAAAAAGGCAGTGACTGACGAGGCACCTTCAGTAAAAAGAAGGTTGAAGAGGTATGTTTCTGGATTTTTACGTAGGCTCCTATTGATTCTATCTGtaggatcaataaaatattcatgtatTGTTTCTCTAACCACTCTTCTTGAAACCCTTCCCACTGTCCACTCATTTTCTCTTCGGTTCTTTGCAGTGATCTAGAGGACAAGGTCATCTCCCCATGTGGTGGCTGCAGGCAGGTCCTGAGAGAGGTATTAGAATCAAGTTAtgtaaaaagtgaaaagaaatgtctcctgttgtctgaAATGTGTTGCTGGGCTCAAAGTCACTATAAGCACCAGAAAACAAATTGAGCTGATAGGGTTAAACATTTAAGAAATTCCTTTCTGCTTCCAGTTGAGTCACGGTCAGATAATTTCTATTGACATTTTACAGGACGTCCTATCTCTTTTGTTATTGGTTTCTTTTGATGTAAATGATTGATCCCCTCTTGACGCACATTATATGTTctgtacagtgccttgcaataGTGTGGCTGACCTATAGCATGTGTTGCTTCCTTGGTAACATTTGCTGTCGGGACCAGAAACACCAATCATTAcgtgtttcttctttttgttcattATCTTCAGTTTGGCTCAAACTGGGACGTTTACCTGTCAAAACCAGACGGTTCATATGTGAAGAAGACAGTGGAGGAGCTGCTTCCAATCCCCTTTGGCCCTGAAGACATTGCCATGAAGAAAGTGGACATTTCTCACGAGTGCTGAGCTCGTACTGTGctacaaaacacacagcaaTTTGTTTGAGTTTCCATGAAATGTTCTTCataacagcaaaataaataaactggatACATTTCTCATCTTTATTAATGAACGATTTACCAGCATTAAAACATGAAGGGCTGCATCTTTACAAAGTGacagaaactgaaaaagaaaggtCACACttattgttgtattttaataaataaactgtttattGTCCTAGCTACACTTCATTTCTGACATGAATATGtacataaataaagtttaaaggaCATTCAAGAAAGAAATGATCCAAAGGTACAGTGTATTGAAATTATTTGTTAGCATCAATGTATTCTGAGCAAatggaggaggtgaagcagTAAAACACTGAAGCAGCTATTGCAGTCACAAAATCTTTAACAGTGGGTTTAAATCTATGTATTTCATGCATTAAACATTTACACTGGCTCAAGGGGTCAGGCTTAAAAGTTTGAGTGTAACATCGTAAGATTCATCTTCATACTCcacatttcagaaaaaagaagcttcaaaaacaaacataaaaaggcCAATTTTGGTTattaataaatttttaaatccCTTTAAACATAACAGGACATGGCAACTCTGTCAGTCAACATATTGAAATGCAGAAGGAGATGTTAAGTGAATAAACTAACTGCTGATTAAAATGCTTGACATTGTCTTTTGTACTTGATGATGACTAAGATCTGTAACAGCAAACACAGGTTATCTTAAAGCgtcataaagtaaaaaaaacaaaaaacaaaaaccaacaaaacgAGTGTTCATTGGATCGAGTGCAAGTAGAACAAAGCTTTCTTTAAATTACTGAAGACAGACATGAGGAAAATAATATGGTAGCAGTCGCCTCTGTGCAAATTACGTCATGGAAAATGACTTTGCATGCAGTCATAATTGTCTTTCTGGAGGTGCTGCAGCTAACAAAGACCTCACCCTGCAACTGCGTAAGTAGGTGCTGACATTTTTAACAGCATGTCAGGAGAAAGTCCCTATGATTTCTTGATTCTATCCTTTTCTCTGTACAGAAGACAGCcatacattttaaaagttgttAATCCACCCGCTCCACTGTCAACAGGCTCTAGCTGTTCTGTGTGGGAACCCATCAGTGCAAAAAAGATCTTAAATCATCTGAAGAACTCAATCAAGAGGAAAAACCATAGCCAGTATCCACTACCGTTCGTACCTTTCTAACTTTAACCTCAGCTATCTGTAGAGCAGTTGTTTCAGGTGGTTTCATCTAGGGGGGGCCATGAAAGAACCCGTAATCTGGGTAGGGTGCCCTCCATTAACCTCTCCATCCACAGTCCCAGCCTGTCAAGCTTGTGGTGGACTTCGATGCTGGTGGCTCTACTGGAGCCTCTCTTGGGTACGGCCCCATCCTCTCTGGAATGGGACCTGGATCTGGAGTGGGAGATGgatctggacctggatctggacTTTCTCTTGCTGTCGGAGGAGAATGAGGTTTCGGATGAGGAGTCACTGGGGTCCTCCCCTGTGAAGACGGGTCTGAAAAGGCAGAAGTACTTCTTGTAGCCATTGAGGGCCAGAACGTGGCCGTTGTAGTCCGAGGACTCCTCATCTTCGTCTGACTGGCCCTCGCTCTGCATAGCTTCAGCGCTCAAGTGAAGGAGTGATGGCATCCAGTGACGGTGTTTATCAGCATTGAGGAAGGAGAAGTGGAGGCTCTGAGTGCTGCAGAATTTGAAGCAGTGGTCAAAAAAGGTTTGCAATAACAATTTTTGAATGGTTAATACTCCTTAATACCATAAAACTGCACATTTTTTCTATTACAAATCATTGTATTGGATTTATGGAGTACGCAGTTTAATAAACTTTACTGTTCTATAACAGTTTTCAGTAATAGTTTATcttaacaagaaaaaataaagtggaaataaaattatatgaaaattttaaaaatgcaatgaaTAACGATCAAACAAGTATTGAGACTTAccctgagaaagaaaaaacctcCTTTGCAAATTTCCTGAGTAAGGCAGTCTTGGAGGCGTTAGTGAGCACCAGGACAACGTT
This sequence is a window from Antennarius striatus isolate MH-2024 chromosome 5, ASM4005453v1, whole genome shotgun sequence. Protein-coding genes within it:
- the cdab gene encoding cytidine deaminase b produces the protein MDQVKFNSEAMHIKDHSSKHLSQETVKKLINQSQEAKKQAYCPYSKFRVGAALLTLENKVFTGCNVENACNNLGVCAERTAIFKAVSEGYRNFKAIAVASDLEDKVISPCGGCRQVLREFGSNWDVYLSKPDGSYVKKTVEELLPIPFGPEDIAMKKVDISHEC